Proteins encoded within one genomic window of Granulicella pectinivorans:
- the cas8c gene encoding type I-C CRISPR-associated protein Cas8c/Csd1 gives MILQSLRELALREGLVDDPAFESKPVRWVIELHRDGRFRQLYDTNTPETLPAGSKKRPRSEAKLMVIPRRQVRSSRVKANFLVDNAKYVLGLDATGASDDPKNIERHAAYRQLLERAAGTDAPPELASLLAFLSNETERAKCTVALLGYKDFADNDLFTFSVEDEELHELEALRLHWSESVGPEQEDPAKIQCLVCGEARTPAAIHNQIQIRGGSTSGVPMVSFNSEAFESYGWSGNANAPVCSECMTAYVESLRRLTRQRYINPRTGNLAGALNTVLNGDTTAVYWGDNDDPLIEGLALLRDEPKRVTELLSTPREGTKLALSNAARFYCLILTGVQGRAIVRRIHTGTVDEVDRNLRLYFAAIDVDRFDRDTPLPQFRLLKSMVLNGELDRLPAELATELWLAALFAQPLSRSFLTGVVTRIRVEQQDLRKGQRKLSPERAALLHFYFVSNGLSASTGEKITHTEETMKKGLDVDSTEKAYVFGRVLAVSERMQALAQSQGLNRTVVDRFYSMASIRPGVVLTELLKLYRYHLAKAKRDIPGMAIKTDREFGRLLSLLSPEELQDALTLEEQGRFGLGYYHQRQSFFRKADGVAPTDNAPSTEEETAA, from the coding sequence ATGATTCTGCAATCGCTGCGCGAACTCGCCCTGCGCGAGGGCCTGGTCGACGATCCCGCCTTCGAGAGCAAACCGGTGCGCTGGGTCATCGAACTGCATCGCGATGGCCGTTTCCGCCAGCTCTACGACACAAACACACCGGAGACGCTGCCCGCCGGCAGCAAGAAGAGGCCGCGCTCGGAGGCCAAGTTGATGGTCATTCCTCGGCGGCAGGTTCGATCCTCGAGGGTCAAGGCGAACTTTCTCGTTGACAATGCCAAATATGTGCTTGGCCTTGACGCTACAGGAGCCTCAGACGATCCGAAGAATATCGAGCGTCACGCAGCCTACCGCCAGCTGCTGGAGCGCGCTGCAGGAACCGACGCGCCGCCCGAGCTTGCGTCACTGCTTGCGTTTCTTTCCAACGAGACCGAGCGTGCCAAGTGTACCGTCGCCCTCCTCGGCTATAAGGATTTCGCCGACAACGATCTCTTTACCTTCAGCGTTGAAGACGAAGAACTGCACGAGCTTGAGGCGTTGCGGTTGCACTGGAGCGAGAGCGTTGGTCCGGAGCAGGAAGATCCTGCGAAGATCCAGTGCCTGGTTTGCGGCGAGGCGCGTACGCCCGCCGCCATCCACAATCAAATCCAGATCCGAGGTGGCTCTACCAGCGGTGTTCCGATGGTTAGCTTTAACTCGGAGGCTTTCGAGAGCTACGGCTGGTCCGGCAACGCCAACGCCCCCGTATGTAGCGAGTGCATGACCGCCTATGTTGAGAGCCTGCGCCGACTCACCCGGCAGCGCTACATCAACCCGCGCACGGGCAACCTTGCGGGAGCGCTCAACACCGTGTTGAACGGCGACACTACAGCCGTCTACTGGGGGGACAACGATGATCCACTCATCGAAGGGCTCGCCTTGCTTCGCGACGAGCCGAAACGGGTCACCGAGTTGCTAAGCACGCCGCGCGAGGGAACAAAGCTCGCACTCTCGAATGCCGCGCGGTTCTATTGCCTCATCCTGACCGGGGTGCAGGGCCGGGCTATCGTACGGCGCATCCATACCGGCACGGTAGACGAGGTCGACCGCAACCTCCGCCTCTACTTCGCGGCCATCGATGTGGATCGTTTCGATCGTGATACGCCATTGCCACAGTTCCGTTTGTTGAAGTCGATGGTGCTGAACGGCGAGCTCGACCGCCTGCCTGCGGAGTTGGCGACCGAGCTATGGCTCGCCGCACTCTTCGCGCAACCGCTCTCGCGCAGCTTCCTGACTGGGGTGGTCACGCGCATTCGTGTCGAGCAGCAGGACCTCCGCAAAGGCCAGCGCAAGCTAAGCCCCGAGAGGGCCGCGCTGCTGCATTTTTACTTTGTCAGCAACGGCCTATCCGCATCGACCGGAGAAAAGATCACGCACACCGAGGAGACCATGAAAAAGGGACTTGACGTAGACAGCACGGAGAAGGCCTATGTCTTCGGCCGTGTGCTGGCCGTGTCGGAGCGTATGCAGGCGCTGGCGCAATCGCAGGGCCTCAACCGTACCGTGGTCGATCGCTTTTACAGTATGGCCTCGATACGGCCCGGTGTCGTGCTGACCGAATTGCTGAAGCTTTACCGCTACCACCTGGCCAAGGCAAAACGAGACATTCCGGGAATGGCCATTAAGACCGACCGTGAGTTTGGCAGGTTGTTGTCTCTTCTCAGTCCGGAAGAGTTGCAGGATGCACTGACTTTGGAAGAACAGGGTCGCTTCGGCCTGGGCTACTACCACCAAAGGCAAAGCTTCTTCCGCAAGGCCGACGGCGTCGCGCCCACTGATAACGCACCATCCACTGAAGAGGAGACCGCAGCATGA